A segment of the Desulfurococcus mucosus DSM 2162 genome:
AAGCATTCGGCGGCGAGTTAACCAGCATTGCCTTAGGAGGCCTGTTCACACCGAGTTTTGCAGCAACCTCATTCACGATTCTCTGGAGGTCCTCACTGTGTTTAGCACCATAGAAGAGGTTTATCATGAAAGGCGAGATCAGATACGTGAACAAGTTGGCTAAGAGCACGAAGACCGCTATCGCAGCCACGAAGTCCAGTGTGAGTGCTGCACCAAAGTAGCTGGTTAACAAGTATGCAACGAGGCATATTCCAGCGATACTTGAGGCAGCAGCGAGGAGTCCCACTATTATCATCGAGGATTTAAGCGCGAACCTATTGGAGAAGCCCCTAGCCACCCTGGGGGCTATCAGGGCTGCCATACTCATCATTACCACGAAGCCGACGGCGTATGCTAACATGAGCGCGATCATTGTGAATGGATCATAGAGCCACAGCACCTTAACCACCCTCACAGATGACTCATTACGTAATGATGCTTATAAGCGTGGTTGCCCATGCCCATAATCCTAGTTCCGGGCGTGGACTCCCCTCAGCCACTTCACGTGGCCCGGTGGTTCACCGGGGCTACATCGACAGGCACCACTAGGCATACTTTACGAGAGGCCAACACGCTCCCCCGTCCCTGATAGCAACCCACCGTTATCGAAGCAGGAGAAACCCCGGTGTTTCCAGCAGCTAAACCGGTTTAAAACCTTTATCCAAAAACAGTCCACCAGCTGCGTCTCCACGAGGACCGGGAGTCCTGAGTATCCTTAGAGCCAGCACTATTGAAACGATAGCAAGCATGGCTCCAACTATAGCCAGGTATTTCACGAGCATTGTATTCGCCGACCCGCTGGATCCACTGGTGTTATTAGTGCTTCCACCACCCCACTCCATGGAGGGCGTTGAGACGCTTACCTCCTGGGGAGGTGTAGTGAGCACACTAATGTTACCGGCTGAAAGCGCGAGCCTTACCACCATGCACATTGAGATTCCCATTGAGAATGCCTCCACGGCTGAAGAGTAGTCGCCGATGCCCATGGCCTCTAAGCCATACTCTCTGAAGAATCCTATCGTTGAGTACCTGTCGACACCATGGCAGAGATTTACCGATATGCTTGACTGAACACTTGCCACGGACTCCAGGCTGTTTTGCTCGAATGCCTGGTGGAGGGCGTAGAGTGACTCCCCAATAGAGTACACGGTGAACCCTAGCATGGTAAGGTTGTCGCTTGCAACCTGGGAATTTAGGAGGGTATAGTAGTCGGAGGCATCGTTTAAAGCCTGCGTGTTTCCGCCTACCTCGTTAATGAGTGCACTCACATACGAGTATACGGTGGATGAAAGCGCATAGAGGCTTCTAGTATTCATTGAAACCCGAGTCAGCGTTGCCGATTCATTGACGCTGATTGAAGACATGTTAAGGAATGCCTCAGCCTGCCTCGCATAGGAGAGAGTGTGAGCCAGGTACATTAGTTTCTCAGAGTCTGAGCTAGATGAAAGCGCATTAGCATAGTAGTAGCCGGCTCTGTAGTATATGGCCCTAGCTAGGGAGAGCCAGAGCACTGAATCCAATCCCCTGAACACTCCTACTTTGCCAAACTCCTCGCCAACCCTGAGAAGCGTTAAATTAACTGTGTTCACAACCATGTCAACACTGAGCTTGTTGGAGAGTACGTCGGCTAGGAGTCCATAATACATGGCACCACTGTAGAGGTCGAGTCCCTTCATGAAGACGTAGGCTGGACGCGTATCCTTGGCAGAGTAGAGGGTTGAGAGAGTCGTGTTCAAGCTGCTGAGTGCTGTGAGCAAGGAGCCCTTGTAGAAGGGGTTTCTAACGTCTTCAGCCTTAGAAAACGCGTCGCTTATCAATGTAGTCAGCTCGCCCAGAAGGCTGTCAACGACTCCACTAGGCACATTGTATTGGAGTTGAGCATATGTGGATCCCGAGATGTTGACCCCGGTGAAATATGTGAAAGCATCGAAGACCGACTTTACCTCTATGACGGATACATTAATGCTCCTACCGTATTCAACGAGATCTATGCTCTTGTAAACCACTCTTCTCACAACACCCCATGGGAGACGCGTCTCCTGGATAACAGGGTACTGGTATTGGCGCTGACCGAAAGGTATGAGAAACATCTTAAAGCCGTTGGAAGCCGCTGCATCAAGCTTCTCCTTCAACCCGCCCACGGGTCCTATCGTGCCGTCTGGGTTTATCATTCCAGTCATGGTTACCCATGGTTGAAGAGACCTATTAGTCAACAATGAGAGAAACCCTATGGTCATGAGCCCTCCGGAACTAGGGCCCCCTATTATCGGCGTACTTGACTCTGTAACAACATAGTAATCAAACTCGTCGAATGGAACCCCGGCGATAAGTGATGCAACATAGGCTGCTATTCTAGCTGCTCCCTGGGTATCGAGCTCGGTGTAGGGTAGAGCTGAGAAGAACACCCGGCCGTTACCGGGATACGCCACTATCAGAGTCGTCTTGGATAACACGCCCTGACCACTACCAGACACGGCTGGTGCATAGACATCGATGGACTTCACGTAACTGTAGCCAAGCAGCCTGGACTCCCCTACTGCCATGGGTGTACAAAGGAACAGTGTGACGAGCACGAGTACAGGGATCACCACGGTGCGCCAGGGCATCAGGGTCACCCATCATATCCGAGACAGGCTTGGAGTCGGTATTAATGCTTTCGCAGATTACAACTGGAAGCC
Coding sequences within it:
- a CDS encoding S16 family serine protease, with translation MPWRTVVIPVLVLVTLFLCTPMAVGESRLLGYSYVKSIDVYAPAVSGSGQGVLSKTTLIVAYPGNGRVFFSALPYTELDTQGAARIAAYVASLIAGVPFDEFDYYVVTESSTPIIGGPSSGGLMTIGFLSLLTNRSLQPWVTMTGMINPDGTIGPVGGLKEKLDAAASNGFKMFLIPFGQRQYQYPVIQETRLPWGVVRRVVYKSIDLVEYGRSINVSVIEVKSVFDAFTYFTGVNISGSTYAQLQYNVPSGVVDSLLGELTTLISDAFSKAEDVRNPFYKGSLLTALSSLNTTLSTLYSAKDTRPAYVFMKGLDLYSGAMYYGLLADVLSNKLSVDMVVNTVNLTLLRVGEEFGKVGVFRGLDSVLWLSLARAIYYRAGYYYANALSSSSDSEKLMYLAHTLSYARQAEAFLNMSSISVNESATLTRVSMNTRSLYALSSTVYSYVSALINEVGGNTQALNDASDYYTLLNSQVASDNLTMLGFTVYSIGESLYALHQAFEQNSLESVASVQSSISVNLCHGVDRYSTIGFFREYGLEAMGIGDYSSAVEAFSMGISMCMVVRLALSAGNISVLTTPPQEVSVSTPSMEWGGGSTNNTSGSSGSANTMLVKYLAIVGAMLAIVSIVLALRILRTPGPRGDAAGGLFLDKGFKPV